Proteins found in one Acinetobacter sp. XH1741 genomic segment:
- a CDS encoding DUF4105 domain-containing protein, producing MSLMKSVVLVFASLAVNIAYSAEINPSIQNYWSVAEQKKLDQDITWQRLMYANKNHNSEVSYSGYFVAANGKNNLKEELKADIAELFTSAPDNQSFRCKFPARSQWLIQQLGIQPNELPTVSCSEFEKWIGQIKPYKATLIYATDFMGNPSSMFGHTLLRLDPKDQKQLNLVSYAVNYAATVAGNDNWSYAWKGLTGQYPGEYSLMPYYRKVKEYGDFESRDLWEYELNLNPEETRFLVSHIWEMQHVSFPYYFVSDNCAYRLLGLVDLVKPESHLQEKFNYASIPMETIKAMHQQGLTKAPVYRPALETQLLAQAHQHGASLAKVAHKVAMMPTKQSAEILKSYSQADQAKILEMAYDDLYLQFISRKVEESVAQPQLRQLLALRSQIDLDKQRQEPKRPLTEPTQGHNARNLLLKLGEVQGDQFVEIGHRQAYHDLIDPQGGYRAGTQLLFLNGSAQWRNDHLKLEHLDVLEVNSYNPIQPFKAPLTWGFNLGWRQEAVHDGVYSDEKQHGVASFNTQVGYSVADYDRKHVCYGQVQAYVQAGSNLDKGWRIGMGPTVGCMNQWFEKFNSLIQVELPYWEDQNQWNLRLNTQWQYVINSNNAIRLNWDYEKQNHLDWMKSSLGYVWFF from the coding sequence ATGAGCTTAATGAAGTCAGTTGTTTTAGTTTTTGCCTCTTTGGCAGTTAATATTGCGTATTCAGCAGAAATAAATCCATCTATTCAAAACTATTGGTCAGTTGCAGAACAAAAGAAATTAGACCAAGACATTACATGGCAACGGCTCATGTATGCCAATAAAAACCATAACAGTGAAGTGAGTTATTCCGGTTATTTTGTGGCAGCAAACGGAAAAAATAATTTAAAAGAAGAATTAAAAGCTGACATTGCTGAGTTATTTACATCTGCTCCAGATAATCAGTCCTTTCGTTGTAAATTTCCGGCACGTAGCCAGTGGCTAATACAACAGTTAGGTATTCAGCCAAATGAATTACCCACCGTAAGTTGTTCAGAATTTGAAAAGTGGATTGGCCAAATTAAGCCTTACAAAGCGACCTTAATTTACGCGACAGATTTTATGGGCAATCCAAGTTCGATGTTTGGGCATACCTTATTGCGCCTAGACCCTAAAGACCAAAAACAGTTAAATCTGGTTTCTTACGCCGTAAACTATGCGGCTACTGTAGCAGGTAACGACAATTGGTCGTATGCGTGGAAAGGTTTAACAGGGCAGTATCCGGGTGAATACTCACTCATGCCTTACTACCGTAAGGTAAAAGAATATGGTGATTTTGAAAGCCGTGATTTATGGGAGTATGAGTTAAATCTAAACCCAGAAGAAACGCGGTTTTTAGTGTCTCATATTTGGGAAATGCAGCATGTGAGCTTTCCTTATTACTTTGTGAGTGATAACTGTGCATACCGGTTATTGGGATTAGTTGATTTAGTTAAACCTGAGTCCCATTTGCAGGAAAAGTTTAATTACGCTTCTATTCCAATGGAAACCATTAAAGCGATGCATCAACAAGGGCTAACCAAAGCGCCTGTGTATCGACCTGCTTTAGAAACTCAACTATTGGCCCAAGCTCATCAGCATGGCGCGTCTTTGGCAAAAGTTGCTCATAAAGTAGCAATGATGCCAACTAAGCAGTCTGCCGAAATACTTAAGTCATATAGTCAGGCAGATCAGGCCAAAATTCTTGAGATGGCTTATGATGATTTATATCTGCAATTTATTAGTCGTAAAGTTGAAGAAAGCGTTGCTCAACCACAGTTACGTCAGCTTTTGGCTTTACGAAGCCAAATTGATTTAGACAAACAGCGTCAAGAACCGAAACGCCCATTGACCGAGCCAACACAAGGTCATAATGCACGTAATCTTTTGCTAAAACTGGGTGAAGTGCAAGGTGATCAGTTTGTCGAGATTGGGCATAGACAGGCTTATCACGACTTGATTGATCCTCAAGGTGGTTATCGTGCTGGTACGCAATTGCTTTTCTTAAATGGTAGTGCGCAGTGGCGTAATGACCATTTAAAACTTGAGCACCTTGATGTTCTAGAAGTGAATTCTTATAACCCGATCCAACCATTTAAGGCCCCTCTGACTTGGGGATTTAACTTGGGTTGGCGTCAAGAAGCAGTTCATGACGGCGTTTATAGTGATGAAAAACAGCATGGTGTTGCAAGTTTTAATACCCAAGTCGGATATAGTGTTGCTGACTATGACCGCAAACATGTGTGCTATGGACAAGTTCAGGCTTATGTTCAAGCGGGTTCAAATTTAGATAAAGGCTGGCGTATTGGCATGGGACCAACGGTAGGTTGTATGAACCAGTGGTTTGAAAAATTTAATTCATTGATACAAGTTGAGCTGCCGTATTGGGAAGATCAAAACCAATGGAACTTAAGGTTAAATACACAGTGGCAGTATGTCATTAATAGCAATAATGCCATTCGTCTAAATTGGGATTATGAAAAACAAAATCATCTGGACTGGATGAAATCAAGCTTGGGATATGTCTGGTTCTTTTAA
- a CDS encoding DUF3015 family protein — protein sequence MLKKLALAALLAAGSSVAMADSDVGCGVGTQVWAGQKGVVPKILAATTNGIFTNQLLGITFGTLGCRQGGTVTAQVVTFTNENAESLARDMAVGQGESLNVLAELMQIKPQDKDRFFKISKANFGEIYSANNQNTLQVLASLQNVMAKDEVLKAYV from the coding sequence ATGTTAAAAAAATTAGCTTTAGCTGCTTTATTAGCAGCTGGTTCAAGTGTTGCTATGGCTGATAGTGATGTAGGTTGTGGTGTGGGTACGCAAGTATGGGCTGGCCAAAAAGGAGTGGTGCCTAAAATTCTTGCTGCAACAACAAATGGTATTTTTACTAACCAATTATTAGGTATTACTTTTGGTACTTTAGGTTGCCGTCAAGGTGGAACAGTAACAGCTCAAGTTGTTACATTCACAAATGAAAATGCAGAATCTTTAGCGCGTGATATGGCTGTAGGCCAAGGTGAAAGCCTGAACGTTCTTGCTGAGTTAATGCAAATTAAACCACAAGACAAAGATCGTTTCTTCAAAATTTCAAAAGCAAACTTTGGTGAAATCTATTCAGCAAACAACCAAAACACACTTCAAGTATTAGCATCATTACAAAATGTAATGGCTAAAGATGAAGTTTTAAAAGCTTACGTATAA
- a CDS encoding DUF817 family protein — MQHLVLALQFIGKAVSAALFGILLLIAFALTAPMGSHEYMGFYRYDYLLVYALIIQICLLYLKLESWQEAKVIALFHIMAMVMEIFLTHPGIASWQYPQPAVFKIITVPLFAGFMYSAVGSFFARSIRLFQVSFEKLPSFGSMLFLAFFSYINFMSKFFIPDIRYVLFAFSAYIFWKTTLYFQINERKFKTPMLPVLLTLAFVIWVAENISTFYKIWVYPSQINAWHMVGWGKLGSWYLLLLLSLVLVLKILGHRDNQGNWNLR, encoded by the coding sequence GTGCAACATCTAGTTTTAGCTCTTCAATTTATTGGCAAGGCTGTTTCGGCAGCCTTGTTTGGTATTTTGCTTTTAATTGCTTTTGCTCTAACAGCGCCGATGGGAAGCCATGAATATATGGGTTTTTATCGTTATGATTATTTACTCGTCTATGCGCTAATTATTCAGATTTGCTTGTTGTATTTAAAGCTTGAGTCATGGCAAGAAGCCAAGGTCATTGCTTTATTTCATATCATGGCAATGGTCATGGAAATCTTTTTAACACATCCCGGCATTGCTTCATGGCAATATCCACAACCTGCTGTTTTTAAAATCATTACTGTGCCTTTATTTGCAGGTTTTATGTACTCGGCTGTCGGTAGTTTTTTTGCCCGTTCAATCCGTTTATTTCAGGTTTCTTTTGAAAAACTACCAAGTTTTGGAAGCATGCTTTTTCTCGCATTTTTCTCATATATTAATTTTATGAGTAAATTTTTTATTCCTGATATTCGCTATGTTTTATTTGCTTTTAGTGCTTATATTTTCTGGAAAACTACACTTTATTTTCAAATAAACGAACGTAAATTTAAAACCCCGATGCTACCAGTGTTGTTGACACTCGCTTTTGTGATTTGGGTTGCTGAAAATATTAGTACATTTTATAAAATCTGGGTTTATCCAAGTCAGATTAATGCTTGGCACATGGTGGGGTGGGGTAAACTTGGTTCGTGGTATTTATTATTACTACTAAGTTTAGTATTAGTTCTTAAAATATTAGGTCATCGAGATAATCAAGGTAATTGGAATTTAAGGTAA
- the hemE gene encoding uroporphyrinogen decarboxylase: MTTLKNDRFLRALLREPVDTTPIWMMRQAGRYLPEYRETRSKAGDFLSLCKNTEFACEVTLQPLRRYDLDAAILFSDILTIPDALGLGLYFETGEGPKFHKTIRTEQDVANLPKLNAKADLDYVMNAVSTIRSALGGQVPLIGFSGSPWTLATYMIEGGSSKEFRFTKQMMYAQPEVLHALLDHLADSVIDYLNAQIDAGAQAIQIFDSWGGALAHREYIDFSLNYMKKIIAGLQREKDGRRIPIIVFTKGGGQWLEPMITTGADALGLDWTTPLNTARTTVAGRVALQGNLDPAVLYGSAATIEKAVKAMLDDAYANAEKTGYVANLGHGITQWVDPAQPKIFVDTVHEYSAKYLG, from the coding sequence ATGACGACACTTAAAAATGATCGTTTCTTACGTGCTTTATTACGTGAGCCTGTAGACACCACCCCAATATGGATGATGCGCCAAGCAGGACGTTATTTGCCTGAATATCGGGAAACACGCTCAAAAGCAGGCGACTTTCTATCTTTATGCAAAAATACAGAGTTTGCTTGTGAAGTCACTTTACAGCCTTTGCGTCGCTACGATTTAGACGCAGCAATTTTATTTTCAGATATTCTAACAATTCCGGATGCATTAGGTTTAGGCCTTTATTTTGAAACAGGCGAAGGCCCTAAGTTTCATAAAACGATCCGTACCGAACAAGATGTAGCGAATTTACCAAAGTTAAATGCTAAAGCTGATCTTGATTATGTCATGAATGCAGTAAGCACAATTCGCTCTGCTTTAGGTGGTCAAGTTCCACTGATTGGTTTTTCGGGGAGTCCTTGGACACTGGCGACTTATATGATCGAAGGTGGTTCAAGTAAAGAGTTTCGTTTTACTAAACAAATGATGTATGCGCAGCCAGAAGTATTGCATGCGTTGCTTGACCATTTAGCAGATTCAGTCATTGACTATCTAAATGCACAAATTGATGCAGGCGCTCAAGCCATTCAAATTTTTGATAGTTGGGGCGGGGCTTTAGCACACCGTGAATATATAGACTTTTCACTTAACTATATGAAGAAGATTATTGCGGGTCTTCAACGTGAAAAAGACGGTCGCCGTATCCCAATCATTGTATTCACTAAAGGTGGTGGTCAGTGGTTAGAACCAATGATTACAACCGGTGCTGATGCATTAGGCCTAGACTGGACCACACCATTAAATACAGCTCGTACTACTGTAGCAGGCCGTGTTGCCCTACAAGGGAACCTTGATCCAGCAGTTTTATATGGTTCAGCGGCTACGATTGAAAAAGCAGTCAAAGCAATGCTGGATGATGCTTACGCAAATGCTGAAAAGACTGGCTATGTTGCAAACTTGGGTCATGGCATTACCCAATGGGTAGATCCCGCACAGCCAAAAATCTTTGTAGATACAGTACATGAGTATAGTGCAAAGTATTTAGGATAA